The following coding sequences lie in one Tichowtungia aerotolerans genomic window:
- a CDS encoding DUF4886 domain-containing protein produces MKKYILIASLAGLFLANTSLSAESTTPPRSIRILAIGNSFSVDGLEHAYSIATNAGIQEVTLGNLVIGGCSLERHWRSAKADITDYNYRKNTSGTWIDRRNSTMEYGLLDEPWDIITIQQVSHCSGLPETYNADLDHLITYINSRKTNPDAKLGWQMIWAYQQDSSHGGFAKYDKDQMTMYNAIVTAVTKKIAPNKAFDFIIPSGTAIQNMRTSYIGDTLTRDGFHMSLNLGRYIVGMTWVKTLTGASIEEVSWVPDATEVPKTLLPVIKEAVNNAIQTPFAITESSYTEKQ; encoded by the coding sequence ATGAAAAAATATATTCTCATCGCCAGTCTCGCCGGGTTGTTTCTTGCAAACACAAGCCTCTCAGCGGAATCAACAACCCCGCCCAGGTCCATCAGGATTCTGGCAATCGGAAACAGCTTCAGCGTGGACGGCCTGGAGCATGCCTACTCCATCGCGACCAATGCGGGAATTCAGGAGGTAACCCTTGGCAACCTGGTGATCGGAGGCTGCTCGCTCGAGCGGCACTGGAGGAGTGCGAAGGCTGACATCACGGACTACAATTATCGGAAAAACACATCCGGCACATGGATTGACCGCAGAAACAGCACGATGGAATACGGACTGCTGGATGAACCGTGGGACATTATTACCATTCAGCAGGTCAGTCACTGCAGCGGACTGCCGGAAACCTACAACGCCGATCTGGATCATCTGATCACCTATATCAACAGCAGGAAAACCAACCCGGACGCCAAACTCGGCTGGCAGATGATCTGGGCCTATCAGCAGGACAGCAGCCACGGCGGCTTTGCAAAATACGACAAAGATCAGATGACCATGTACAACGCCATCGTCACTGCTGTTACGAAAAAAATTGCGCCGAACAAAGCATTTGATTTCATTATTCCGTCCGGAACTGCCATCCAGAACATGCGCACCAGTTATATCGGAGACACACTGACCCGCGACGGTTTCCATATGTCCCTGAACCTTGGACGGTACATTGTGGGAATGACCTGGGTCAAAACGCTGACCGGAGCCTCGATCGAGGAGGTTTCATGGGTGCCTGATGCGACTGAAGTGCCGAAGACGCTTCTGCCCGTTATCAAAGAAGCGGTTAATAATGCCATCCAAACTCCGTTCGCCATTACCGAGTCGAGTTACACAGAAAAACAGTAA